One Arcobacter sp. FWKO B genomic window, TATTAAACGAATATGGAAACTTTAAATTCACATCTCAAATTGATACAAAAAATATTCAAGGTGATGTATCAGAGCTTATTAAAAATATCAATTTTACTACCAATGAAATATCGAAATTGCTTCAACAATCACTAAGTGTTGGTAATACTCTTGATAGAGCATCAGATAGTTTAATTAAAAATGTAGATATATTAAGTAAAAGTTCTAATGAAGCAGCCGCTGCATTGGAAGAAACTGCTGCGGCTCTTGAAGAAATAACTTCAACTGTAGTCAATAATGCAAACAATGTAGCACAAATGTCTAAATACTCAAATGAAGTTACAAATTCTGCTAGAAAAGGTCAAGAATTAGCAAAAAGCACAACAGTAGCTATGGATGATATTACAAAAGAGGTAAGTTTGATAAATGAGGCTATAACCGTAATAGACCAAATAGCATTCCAAACAAATATACTATCTCTTAATGCTGCGGTTGAAGCTGCAACTGCAGGAGAAGCTGGAAAAGGATTTGCAGTAGTTGCAGCAGAAGTTAGAAATCTAGCGACAAGAAGTGCAGAAGCTGCTAAGGAGATAAAATCAATTGTAGAAAATGCTACAAATAAAGCAAGTCAAGGTAAAACTATTAGTAATGAAATGATTAAAGGCTATGATGAACTTTTGGAAAATATAAATAAAACAACACAAATGATAGAAGAAATTTCAAGTTCTTCTAAAGAACAAGAAGCAGGAATTACACAGATAAATGACGCTGTAGCTGGACTTGATCAACAAACACAACAAAATGCCTCAATTGCAAATCAAACAAGAGAAATAGCACTTCAAACTGATGGCATAGCAAAAGAAATAGTAAATGATGCTATGACAAAAGAGTTTATTGGCAAAAAAAATAATACACATTCTTAACAAAGTGTACTATCATTAAGTATTACTCAGCAAACTATTCATTATAAGGTTTCATACAATAAAAATATTATTCTGAATAGTTGTTTTGATTTTATTTATAATATAAATTTTTTTTGAGCAATTCCTATATTGTAGCAATGGAAAGTTGTATTATGGGCTTTGATAATATCAAGCTAAAACTTACCCACTTAAAACTTCTTTAACCCCTTTTATAGCATAATATCATTATCAAAAAAATTCAATCAAAATATCCAAAGGAACTATATGAAATTTCCAGCACCATTAAAATCAAATTCATCAAAAATTCTTCTTTTAGGAAGTGGTGAGCTTGGTAAAGAGGTTATTATCGAGGCACAAAGATTAGGGATTGAGACTGTTGCGGTTGATAGCTATGTAAATGCTCCAGCTTCACTAGTAGCAAATAAATCGTATGTTATCAATATGAAAAACAAAAACGAAGTTTTGGAAGTAATCAAAAGAGAAAAACCTGATTTTATATTACCTGAAATCGAAGCTATCAGCATAGATGCACTTTTTGCAGCCGAAGAGATGGGATTTTGTGTGATTCCAAATGCCGAAGCGGTAAATAAAACTATGAACAGAAAAAATATCAGAAAATTTGCGGCTGAAGATTTGGGACTAAAAACAAGTAAATATTTCTTTGTAAAAACATATGATGAACTTGTAAAGGCTGCTGATACTTTAGGTTATCCTTGTGTTATCAAGCCTGTTATGAGTAGTAGTGGACACGGGCAAAGCGTAGCTAGAAGCAAAGATGATTTGACTGCATCTTGGGAAATGGCAAAAGAAGCAAGAGGGGATGCTAGTGAGCTTATCGTAGAAGAGTTTATC contains:
- the purT gene encoding formate-dependent phosphoribosylglycinamide formyltransferase; translation: MKFPAPLKSNSSKILLLGSGELGKEVIIEAQRLGIETVAVDSYVNAPASLVANKSYVINMKNKNEVLEVIKREKPDFILPEIEAISIDALFAAEEMGFCVIPNAEAVNKTMNRKNIRKFAAEDLGLKTSKYFFVKTYDELVKAADTLGYPCVIKPVMSSSGHGQSVARSKDDLTASWEMAKEARGDASELIVEEFIKFDYEITLLTVRNQLETTFCEPIGHIQKDGDYIFSWQPMQMSQIALEKSKEIAKKVTDGLGGRGLFGVELFVSGDEVYFSEVSPRPHDTGMVTMITQSQSEFALHVRAVLGLPLDFITYGTGASAAYKAKGDTFSPVIEADAGVFTKTSFLRVFGKPQSHIGRRMAVVLTFDKNNVDEALNQAKELIEKVSDN